In Pleurocapsa sp. PCC 7319, the following are encoded in one genomic region:
- a CDS encoding DUF2141 domain-containing protein → MKRWSASLLLLTIGGYLCFPPQVHSSIANSIMKVQIEGLKETKGQICFSLFASNKGFPDSSDNTLQAKCISVQERSPTLIIEDLHLGTYALAVFHDLNGDGELNRNFLGIPKEGFGFSQNPEIKTSSPSFGDSAVLVTGAETNLQVQLRYF, encoded by the coding sequence ATGAAACGATGGTCGGCTAGTCTACTGCTGCTAACTATAGGAGGATATTTATGCTTTCCGCCACAAGTTCACAGTAGTATTGCCAATAGTATTATGAAAGTGCAAATTGAAGGCTTGAAAGAAACAAAAGGACAGATTTGCTTTAGCCTTTTTGCCAGTAACAAAGGATTTCCCGATAGTAGCGACAATACCTTACAAGCAAAATGTATTTCTGTTCAAGAGCGATCGCCAACATTAATAATTGAAGATTTACATCTTGGTACTTATGCCCTAGCTGTATTCCACGATCTTAATGGAGATGGCGAACTAAATCGTAATTTTTTGGGCATTCCCAAGGAAGGATTTGGTTTTTCTCAAAACCCAGAAATTAAAACAAGTTCTCCCAGTTTTGGAGATTCCGCAGTATTAGTTACGGGTGCAGAAACTAATTTACAAGTACAACTACGCTATTTCTAG
- a CDS encoding sensor histidine kinase has product MFTNAVANSLSSIFGKLRYVEWLFLAVHMVMGISSGKNNLGLCLAFYGIFLVLSWILPLDRPLIVRQIYVLSAILLMVCANFVGVSLDLVLYLYIAKSFFLIGEIRTYLITAIAGIVWIISDCVSEIQELQELNQAVDFQPPFGFNSHNLSTIFIHSLGIYLAVSVFVISFSSVVCAEYKSRKRAEALAEQVETLAADLERTRIARDIHDSLGHTLTNLDIQLAVAQKLRDRNLQKAFQAIDTAKMLSSQCIEDVSHAVKTMRDSNFDLDRALKNLMEKIRSDQSVQIHWEINLPQLPIAISHQIYCVVKEGLINIQKHARASCIDFQSKFTAKEIILQLEDNGTGFDLTASTFGSGLKGMTERVQGLGGKLSISSLPNRGTKILVIIPR; this is encoded by the coding sequence ATGTTTACTAATGCAGTGGCGAATTCACTATCCTCAATCTTCGGGAAATTACGTTACGTAGAATGGCTGTTTCTTGCAGTTCATATGGTGATGGGAATCAGTAGTGGCAAGAATAATTTGGGGTTATGCTTGGCTTTTTACGGAATTTTTCTAGTTTTAAGCTGGATATTGCCTCTAGATCGACCTTTAATAGTGAGGCAAATCTATGTATTATCAGCAATCCTATTAATGGTCTGTGCTAATTTCGTAGGTGTCAGTTTAGATTTAGTACTCTATCTCTATATTGCCAAAAGCTTTTTTTTAATTGGTGAAATAAGAACTTATCTGATTACTGCGATCGCGGGAATTGTTTGGATTATTAGTGATTGTGTCTCTGAAATTCAAGAATTACAAGAATTAAATCAAGCTGTAGATTTTCAACCGCCTTTTGGTTTTAATTCTCATAATTTAAGTACAATTTTTATACACTCTTTGGGTATTTATCTTGCAGTCAGTGTTTTTGTAATTTCATTTAGCTCGGTAGTTTGTGCCGAATACAAAAGCCGTAAAAGAGCAGAAGCATTAGCCGAACAGGTAGAAACTTTGGCAGCAGATTTAGAACGCACTCGTATTGCTCGCGATATACATGATTCTTTAGGGCATACTTTGACTAATTTAGATATTCAATTAGCTGTAGCTCAAAAATTACGCGATCGCAATCTTCAAAAAGCTTTTCAAGCTATAGATACGGCTAAAATGCTTTCTAGCCAGTGTATCGAGGATGTCAGTCATGCAGTAAAAACCATGCGAGATTCTAATTTTGATCTTGATCGTGCCTTAAAGAATCTCATGGAGAAAATTAGGAGCGATCAATCTGTACAAATTCATTGGGAGATTAACTTACCTCAGTTACCAATTGCCATTAGTCATCAAATTTACTGCGTGGTTAAAGAAGGATTGATTAACATTCAGAAACACGCCCGCGCTTCTTGCATTGACTTTCAAAGCAAATTCACCGCCAAAGAGATTATTTTACAATTAGAAGATAATGGCACTGGTTTTGATTTGACTGCATCTACTTTTGGTTCGGGTTTAAAGGGAATGACAGAACGAGTGCAAGGTTTGGGTGGCAAATTAAGCATTAGCAGCTTACCAAATCGAGGAACGAAAATTTTAGTGATAATTCCACGATGA
- a CDS encoding response regulator transcription factor — MISLLLVDDQDIFRQGLATLLATEEDLEVVGQARNGREAIALSEQLQPDVILMDVRMPICDGVSATREIHQRYPWMRILILTTFEDDEYVWQSLQAGAMGYILKRKSSEQMAIAIRAVAQGYSQLSSAIAPRIFANLKPADPKSTDVLNQLSPRELEILRLVGQGKNNQEIAQTLHLSIGTIKNYITQILSKLSLRDRVAAALLAQRYLLV; from the coding sequence ATGATTAGTTTATTACTGGTAGATGACCAAGATATTTTCCGTCAGGGTTTAGCTACTTTATTAGCCACAGAAGAGGATTTAGAAGTAGTGGGACAAGCTAGGAATGGTCGAGAAGCGATCGCTTTAAGCGAACAGCTACAGCCTGATGTAATTTTAATGGATGTGCGTATGCCTATCTGTGATGGCGTAAGTGCTACTCGCGAGATTCATCAACGTTATCCATGGATGCGAATTCTCATTTTGACTACCTTTGAAGATGACGAATATGTCTGGCAATCTTTACAGGCTGGAGCAATGGGCTATATTCTTAAGCGCAAGTCTTCTGAACAGATGGCGATCGCGATCCGTGCTGTCGCTCAAGGATATTCTCAATTGAGTTCGGCGATCGCTCCTAGAATTTTTGCCAATCTTAAACCAGCCGATCCCAAATCAACCGATGTCCTCAACCAACTCAGTCCACGAGAATTAGAAATCTTAAGGCTAGTAGGACAAGGAAAAAACAATCAAGAAATCGCCCAAACCTTGCATCTCAGTATCGGTACGATTAAAAACTACATTACCCAAATTTTAAGCAAATTGTCACTGCGAGATCGCGTTGCTGCTGCTCTCTTGGCACAGCGATATTTACTGGTTTAA
- a CDS encoding transglycosylase SLT domain-containing protein produces MWKSSNYKTFLLISLGLVSTVILGSLSLIIKQKRIAKIQSPLPHQEHLFSAQPVVDLNQSSDSNRNSFLLAADLIDRQQGQEALAKLQGLEGEYPLLAAYVLLAKGKAYQLEQNNSEAETAWQKIVTQYSDSPAAAEALYLLGQSNPDYWQKAIAKFPAHPLTHQIIRQELSQNADQPQLMKILTKYTPDDEGVAQMRDRLVNEYASQLTPGDWEAIADGYWLKWDYGKAGKAYAKSPLTARNLYRAGRGHHLGNSKTKAKQYYLQLLQQFPDAEDTGLGLRRLASIVNKKEGVKYLDLAIQKFPQQAPQALLEKAKILDALKSPVSATQARQTVLTNYKNSDAAAEYRWSVASKKAKSGDLIAAWQWAQPIVVDNHESKIAPKAGFWIAKWAEKLNRPEDASTAYKSVLARFPRSYYAWRSAVALGWDVGDFTTVRYQIPQVVKSTRINPPGGSETFQELYQLGFEQEAWAQFQTEISDRPLGGGRANRTELSIADEFTYGLLKLYQGKNLRGINQIWYLEDRNQPEDKLQWQQLRQTPEYWQALYPFPFEQTILKWSKQRQLNPLLVTSLIRQESRFEPEIESSAGALGLMQVIPPTAKTSAKNIGLSSYSLTNPEDNVNIGTYYLDFTHKKYGNNSMLAVASYNAGPNAVAKWVSRYGLQDADEFVEKIPYRETKGYVESVFENYWNYMLVYNPEVGKLFKQMSTQ; encoded by the coding sequence ATGTGGAAATCATCAAATTACAAAACTTTTCTATTAATTAGTCTAGGATTAGTATCAACAGTTATTTTAGGTTCCTTATCTTTAATAATTAAACAAAAAAGAATAGCCAAAATTCAGTCTCCCCTCCCACATCAAGAACATCTTTTTTCTGCTCAGCCAGTAGTAGACCTGAATCAATCTTCAGATAGTAACCGCAATAGTTTTCTCTTGGCAGCAGATTTAATTGATCGTCAACAAGGACAAGAAGCTTTAGCTAAATTGCAAGGTTTAGAAGGAGAATATCCTTTATTAGCTGCATATGTTTTGTTAGCCAAAGGAAAAGCATATCAATTAGAACAAAATAATAGTGAGGCCGAAACAGCTTGGCAAAAAATAGTAACTCAATATTCTGATTCCCCTGCTGCTGCTGAAGCTTTATATTTATTGGGTCAATCTAATCCTGATTACTGGCAAAAAGCGATCGCTAAGTTTCCTGCTCATCCACTGACTCATCAGATAATTCGCCAGGAACTAAGTCAAAATGCCGATCAACCTCAACTGATGAAAATTTTGACCAAATACACTCCAGATGACGAAGGCGTAGCTCAGATGAGAGACCGTCTGGTTAATGAATACGCCAGCCAGTTAACTCCAGGTGATTGGGAGGCGATCGCCGATGGCTATTGGTTAAAGTGGGACTATGGCAAAGCAGGAAAAGCCTATGCCAAATCCCCTCTCACAGCTCGTAATCTCTATCGGGCTGGTCGAGGTCATCATCTTGGTAACAGCAAAACTAAAGCCAAACAATATTATCTTCAATTACTACAACAATTTCCTGATGCCGAAGACACTGGATTAGGTTTACGTCGTTTGGCATCCATAGTCAACAAAAAAGAGGGAGTGAAATATCTTGACTTAGCAATCCAAAAATTTCCTCAACAAGCACCTCAGGCTTTATTAGAAAAGGCAAAAATATTAGATGCTCTCAAAAGCCCTGTTTCGGCTACTCAAGCTCGTCAAACAGTTCTCACTAACTACAAAAATTCTGATGCTGCTGCTGAATATCGCTGGAGTGTTGCTAGTAAAAAAGCCAAATCAGGAGATCTGATTGCAGCTTGGCAATGGGCACAACCGATTGTAGTTGATAATCACGAAAGTAAAATTGCCCCAAAAGCAGGTTTTTGGATTGCTAAATGGGCAGAAAAACTAAATCGACCCGAAGATGCAAGTACTGCCTATAAGTCAGTACTGGCTCGTTTCCCTAGATCATATTATGCTTGGCGATCGGCGGTAGCTTTAGGTTGGGATGTAGGAGATTTTACTACCGTTCGTTACCAGATACCACAAGTCGTTAAAAGCACTCGAATTAATCCTCCTGGAGGTTCAGAAACGTTTCAAGAGCTTTATCAACTGGGATTCGAGCAAGAAGCCTGGGCACAATTTCAGACAGAAATAAGCGATCGCCCTCTGGGCGGTGGCAGAGCCAATCGCACTGAGTTGAGCATTGCTGACGAATTTACTTATGGTTTATTAAAGCTCTATCAAGGAAAAAATCTCCGAGGAATCAATCAAATTTGGTATCTTGAAGATCGAAATCAACCAGAGGATAAACTGCAATGGCAACAGTTAAGACAAACCCCTGAATATTGGCAAGCTCTTTATCCTTTTCCATTTGAACAAACTATTCTTAAGTGGTCTAAACAGCGTCAGCTTAACCCCTTGTTAGTTACTTCTCTGATTCGGCAAGAATCCCGTTTTGAACCAGAAATTGAATCTTCTGCGGGGGCATTAGGTTTAATGCAGGTTATTCCCCCTACGGCAAAAACCTCAGCCAAAAATATCGGTCTATCCAGCTATTCTCTGACCAATCCAGAAGATAACGTTAATATTGGCACTTATTATCTCGACTTTACCCATAAAAAATATGGCAACAACTCCATGCTGGCGGTTGCTAGTTATAATGCAGGTCCTAATGCTGTAGCCAAATGGGTATCTCGTTATGGCTTACAAGATGCTGATGAATTTGTAGAAAAAATCCCTTATCGTGAAACTAAAGGATATGTAGAATCAGTATTTGAAAATTATTGGAACTATATGCTGGTTTATAATCCAGAAGTAGGAAAATTATTTAAGCAGATGAGTACTCAGTAA
- a CDS encoding CHAT domain-containing protein, translating into MKLFQLPIKIALVLTWLLIATNPVRSQSGNMSDITGPNPGEMPPNEETTTDNGGDATADDGGDATADDGGDATADDGGDTTADDGGDATADNGGDTTADNGGDATVDNGGDATADDGGDATADNGGDTTADNGGDTTADDGGDTTADNGGDATVDNGGDATADNGGDATVDNGGDATVDNGGDATADNGGDATVDNGGDATVDNGGDPSETIVEEVISGDGTDAGDVTTDNDNTDATDSGDITTDGDTTATDGDTTATDGDTTATDGDTTATDGDTTATDGDTTATDGDTTATDGDTTATDGDTTATDGDTTATDGDTTATDGDTTATDGDTTPETDVTATEGETAPETDITATEGETAPETDITATEGETTPETDVTATEGETAPETDVTATEGETTPETDVTATEGETAPETDVTATEGETAPETDVTATEGETAPETDVTATEGETAPETDVTATESETAPETDVTATEGETAPETDVTATEGETAPETDVTATEGETAPETDVTATEGETAPETDVTATEGETAPETDVTATEGETAPETDVTATEGETAPETDVTATEGDTTPETDVTATEGETAPETDVTATEGETAPETDVTTTEGDTTTEGQSTSGVTLQENTAGDPGITSEGNAIADEVGETSNPNIDSEPESVVETGDNFDNETGNSSVTDDSTEQNVEVSDGVDSQQVQAESEIVDGETENSVGQQTNADDGEGDDIADTQDTQETETSRTQDEIAEESEPTNTSTSQETEEEVTREEVTNTAEEEVAEEAVAKEETVTEEETVTEEETVTEEETVTEEEVVAEEEAVTKKEATEEETAEEETAEEETAEEETAEEETAEENTQPDFGQVDRITYETVFQESPADTAILMQEEYQLTQLMNSSGLQLYGDVPSVKEISQRLAELSEQTGKKPAFINISLQENQLESFVVLPDETTATAETPTVASANLNGIDSPKPQALTLRKTIKETSRKDLVATSTKFRQEVSNPGKLDQASYMNSAQELYQLLIKPIEAELQAQDIDILVFSMDSGLRLLPVAALHDGEQFLIEKYAVALVPSFGLTDTRYVSLDQSPILAMGASEFQEQPALPAMPVELETIVRNPRQGEAFINEQFTISNFIAQNSRSTPFPIIHLGTHAQFKAGDLSDSYIQFYDDKLKIPQLQELSSQLGWSSDDTPVELLVLSACETALGDEKAELGFAGLAVQAGVKSALASLWYVSDLGTLALMGEFYDQLGSTLVKAEALRQTQLAMLQGNVKVNDGQVNLSNGENLALPDNFPGGTLGLSHPYFWSSFTLIGNWN; encoded by the coding sequence ATGAAATTATTTCAATTACCAATCAAAATAGCTTTAGTACTTACCTGGTTATTAATAGCTACTAATCCAGTCCGTTCTCAATCAGGAAATATGTCCGATATCACAGGACCCAATCCTGGAGAAATGCCTCCTAATGAGGAGACAACTACCGATAATGGTGGAGATGCCACTGCCGATGATGGTGGGGATGCCACTGCCGATGATGGTGGGGATGCCACTGCCGATGATGGTGGGGATACCACTGCCGATGATGGTGGAGATGCCACTGCCGATAATGGTGGGGATACCACTGCCGATAATGGTGGGGATGCCACTGTCGATAATGGTGGAGATGCCACTGCCGATGATGGTGGGGATGCCACTGCCGATAATGGTGGGGATACCACTGCCGATAATGGTGGGGATACCACTGCCGATGATGGTGGGGATACCACTGCCGATAATGGTGGAGATGCCACTGTCGATAATGGTGGGGATGCCACTGCCGACAATGGTGGAGATGCCACTGTCGATAATGGTGGGGATGCCACTGTCGATAATGGTGGGGATGCCACTGCCGATAATGGTGGGGATGCCACTGTCGATAATGGTGGGGATGCCACTGTCGATAATGGTGGGGATCCGAGCGAAACTATTGTAGAAGAGGTAATATCAGGCGATGGTACTGATGCTGGTGATGTAACTACTGATAACGACAATACTGATGCTACCGATTCTGGTGATATAACTACTGACGGAGATACCACCGCTACCGACGGGGACACCACCGCTACTGACGGAGATACCACCGCTACCGACGGGGATACCACCGCTACCGACGGAGATACCACCGCTACTGACGGGGATACCACCGCTACCGACGGGGATACCACCGCTACTGACGGGGATACCACCGCTACTGACGGGGATACCACCGCTACTGACGGGGACACCACCGCTACCGACGGAGATACCACCGCTACTGACGGGGACACCACCGCTACCGACGGAGATACCACTCCCGAAACCGACGTCACTGCTACCGAGGGCGAGACAGCTCCCGAAACTGACATCACTGCTACCGAGGGCGAGACAGCTCCCGAAACTGACATCACTGCTACCGAGGGCGAAACCACTCCCGAAACTGACGTCACTGCTACCGAAGGCGAGACAGCTCCCGAAACTGACGTCACTGCCACCGAGGGCGAGACCACTCCCGAAACCGACGTCACTGCTACCGAAGGCGAGACAGCTCCCGAAACTGACGTCACTGCCACCGAGGGCGAGACAGCTCCCGAAACTGACGTCACTGCTACCGAGGGCGAGACAGCTCCCGAAACTGACGTCACTGCTACCGAGGGCGAGACAGCTCCCGAAACTGACGTCACTGCTACCGAGAGCGAGACAGCTCCCGAAACTGACGTCACTGCTACCGAGGGCGAGACAGCTCCCGAAACTGACGTCACTGCCACCGAAGGCGAGACAGCTCCCGAAACTGACGTCACTGCTACCGAAGGCGAGACAGCTCCCGAAACTGACGTCACTGCCACCGAGGGCGAGACAGCTCCCGAAACTGACGTCACTGCCACCGAGGGCGAGACAGCTCCCGAAACTGACGTCACTGCCACCGAGGGCGAGACAGCTCCCGAAACCGACGTCACTGCCACCGAGGGCGAGACAGCTCCCGAAACTGACGTCACTGCTACCGAAGGGGACACCACTCCCGAAACTGACGTCACTGCCACCGAAGGCGAGACAGCTCCCGAAACTGACGTCACTGCCACCGAAGGCGAGACAGCTCCCGAAACTGACGTCACTACTACCGAGGGCGATACGACAACTGAAGGGCAAAGCACTTCAGGAGTTACTTTGCAAGAAAATACGGCAGGTGATCCAGGAATAACCTCAGAAGGTAATGCGATCGCTGATGAGGTAGGTGAAACTTCCAATCCTAATATAGATTCAGAACCTGAATCTGTAGTCGAGACAGGCGACAATTTTGATAACGAAACTGGAAATTCTTCGGTTACGGATGATTCTACAGAACAGAATGTAGAAGTTTCGGATGGAGTAGATTCACAACAAGTACAAGCAGAATCGGAAATTGTGGATGGAGAAACTGAAAATTCAGTAGGTCAACAAACCAATGCGGATGATGGAGAAGGAGATGATATAGCGGATACACAAGATACTCAGGAAACTGAAACATCAAGAACTCAAGATGAAATTGCTGAAGAATCAGAACCAACAAATACAAGTACTTCCCAAGAAACGGAAGAAGAAGTAACACGAGAGGAAGTAACTAATACAGCCGAAGAAGAGGTAGCTGAAGAAGCAGTCGCCAAAGAAGAAACAGTAACTGAAGAAGAAACAGTAACTGAAGAAGAAACAGTAACTGAAGAAGAAACAGTAACTGAAGAAGAGGTAGTAGCTGAAGAAGAAGCAGTGACTAAAAAAGAGGCAACTGAAGAGGAGACTGCTGAAGAAGAAACTGCTGAAGAAGAAACTGCTGAAGAAGAAACTGCTGAAGAAGAAACTGCTGAAGAAAATACACAGCCAGATTTTGGACAAGTAGATCGTATTACTTATGAAACCGTATTTCAAGAATCTCCAGCTGATACGGCAATACTAATGCAAGAGGAATATCAACTAACTCAATTAATGAATTCTTCTGGACTACAATTGTATGGAGACGTGCCTTCCGTCAAAGAAATTTCTCAAAGGCTAGCTGAATTATCGGAACAAACCGGCAAAAAGCCAGCATTTATTAATATTTCTCTACAAGAGAATCAACTGGAATCATTCGTTGTTCTACCTGATGAAACTACTGCCACTGCTGAGACTCCTACCGTTGCCTCGGCCAATCTTAATGGTATAGATTCCCCTAAACCTCAGGCTCTAACACTGCGTAAAACAATCAAAGAAACATCTCGTAAAGATTTGGTTGCTACGTCAACTAAGTTTCGCCAAGAAGTGAGTAATCCGGGCAAGTTAGATCAAGCTAGCTATATGAATTCGGCTCAGGAACTTTATCAGCTATTGATCAAACCAATTGAAGCAGAATTACAAGCCCAAGATATTGATATTTTGGTTTTTTCAATGGATTCGGGATTACGTTTATTACCCGTAGCCGCACTCCACGATGGGGAACAATTCTTAATCGAGAAATATGCAGTAGCTTTAGTACCGAGTTTTGGTTTAACCGACACTCGTTATGTAAGTCTCGATCAAAGTCCTATTTTAGCCATGGGGGCTTCGGAGTTTCAAGAACAACCAGCTTTACCTGCTATGCCCGTTGAATTGGAAACAATTGTGCGTAATCCTCGTCAAGGAGAGGCATTTATTAATGAGCAGTTTACTATTTCTAACTTTATTGCACAGAATAGTCGTAGTACTCCTTTCCCAATCATCCACTTGGGTACTCATGCACAGTTTAAAGCCGGTGATTTAAGTGATTCTTATATTCAGTTTTATGATGACAAATTGAAAATACCTCAATTGCAGGAGTTATCCAGTCAGCTAGGATGGAGTAGTGATGATACTCCAGTAGAATTATTAGTATTGAGTGCTTGTGAAACTGCTCTGGGTGATGAAAAAGCAGAACTGGGTTTTGCAGGATTAGCGGTACAAGCAGGTGTAAAGTCTGCACTAGCAAGCTTGTGGTATGTTAGCGACCTAGGAACATTGGCCTTAATGGGTGAATTTTATGACCAACTGGGCAGTACTTTGGTTAAAGCTGAAGCATTACGCCAGACTCAATTAGCAATGTTGCAAGGCAACGTAAAAGTTAATGATGGTCAAGTTAATTTATCCAATGGAGAAAATTTAGCCCTGCCTGATAATTTCCCCGGCGGAACTTTGGGGCTTTCTCACCCTTACTTCTGGTCTTCATTTACTTTGATTGGTAATTGGAATTAA
- a CDS encoding COP23 domain-containing protein, whose translation MNKKYLITALIGTAIALNVAPIQAKSDSSRKSGDTIFVCASAQDTPTMFAYTPGKVNLTPLISWHPEYLLPEQSGKGVCQQTATKLQASYQQGQEKYIKAEEAEAENLVCLVSEENQNCNTEDSEKLFSVNPNYDAGCVLDNKKPIECMALNARGVYSFEDKPYQPLWWPW comes from the coding sequence ATGAATAAAAAATATCTTATTACGGCATTAATAGGAACTGCGATCGCCCTAAATGTAGCACCTATTCAAGCTAAGAGCGATTCAAGCCGTAAATCTGGCGACACCATTTTTGTCTGTGCTTCGGCACAAGATACACCAACAATGTTCGCTTACACTCCAGGGAAGGTAAATTTAACTCCACTAATTAGTTGGCACCCAGAATATCTACTTCCGGAACAGTCGGGAAAAGGGGTGTGTCAGCAAACTGCCACCAAATTACAAGCTTCATATCAACAAGGACAAGAAAAATATATTAAAGCAGAAGAAGCAGAAGCAGAAAATTTAGTATGCCTTGTTTCTGAAGAAAATCAAAATTGTAACACCGAAGATAGTGAAAAGCTTTTTAGTGTTAATCCTAACTATGACGCAGGCTGCGTTTTAGACAACAAAAAACCTATAGAGTGCATGGCGCTTAATGCTAGAGGTGTTTATAGCTTTGAAGATAAGCCCTATCAACCCCTATGGTGGCCTTGGTAA